From a single Fulvivirga ulvae genomic region:
- a CDS encoding PRC-barrel domain-containing protein — MKNYNEDNSTGKNHGGSQPNLPLKLLACSSMIGGKVNNTSGKYLGKVKDVMIELSTGKIEYFVIELGGFFGIGDRYFAFPYSLVKVDTINQSFTLDQDPEIIKKAPGFDKNHWPMTNRHAYSSANSYWGGFMGPNTGSSY; from the coding sequence ATGAAAAATTATAATGAGGACAATTCTACAGGAAAGAATCATGGGGGTTCACAACCTAACCTTCCTTTAAAATTGTTAGCCTGTTCTTCAATGATAGGGGGAAAGGTAAACAACACCAGCGGAAAATATTTGGGCAAGGTCAAGGATGTGATGATTGAACTGAGCACAGGTAAAATAGAATACTTTGTAATCGAGTTGGGCGGCTTTTTTGGCATAGGTGATAGATATTTTGCCTTTCCATACTCACTCGTTAAAGTAGACACCATAAACCAGAGCTTTACATTGGATCAGGATCCGGAGATTATCAAGAAGGCTCCCGGGTTTGACAAGAATCACTGGCCAATGACAAACAGACATGCGTACTCTAGTGCAAATTCATACTGGGGAGGGTTCATGGGGCCAAACACGGGGAGTTCCTATTGA
- a CDS encoding sensor histidine kinase, which yields MQENIPIAVLVISGTLLFIMLVGIIITSLLFYQKAQNRHNVHVKELENNYQKELLKAQLEVKEQTLTYISQEIHDNIGQILSLAKLQLSQLQKRRDPIPDEKFIFLKELILKAIGDLRNLSKEMNSDFIVRKSFSELLQQEASRLEQLGKHKIITKIEKPNIVLAPSIQLIAYRIIQEIVNNIIKHAKATIIQFHCSSNSQGILVIVKDNGIGYDMSETSQETGLGMLNLHKRAKAINATIAFNSEKGHGTSVELLINRELKYESE from the coding sequence ATGCAAGAAAATATTCCTATAGCAGTACTCGTCATTTCCGGCACACTTCTTTTTATCATGCTAGTAGGTATTATAATTACCTCTTTACTGTTCTATCAGAAAGCTCAGAACAGACATAATGTACATGTCAAAGAACTCGAAAATAATTACCAAAAAGAGCTACTTAAAGCGCAGCTTGAAGTAAAGGAGCAAACTCTGACGTACATATCTCAGGAAATACATGATAATATTGGTCAGATATTATCCTTGGCCAAATTGCAGTTAAGTCAACTTCAAAAAAGAAGGGATCCTATACCAGATGAAAAATTTATTTTTTTAAAAGAGCTAATTTTAAAGGCTATCGGAGACTTACGAAATCTATCAAAAGAAATGAACTCCGATTTCATAGTACGCAAGAGTTTTTCAGAGTTATTACAACAAGAAGCTTCAAGACTTGAGCAATTAGGCAAACATAAAATCATTACCAAAATTGAAAAGCCAAATATAGTTTTAGCGCCAAGCATACAGCTTATAGCTTACCGGATAATCCAAGAAATTGTAAACAACATAATCAAACACGCAAAGGCTACAATAATCCAATTTCATTGTAGTTCTAATAGCCAAGGAATTTTGGTAATAGTAAAAGATAATGGAATAGGCTATGACATGAGTGAAACCTCCCAGGAAACAGGATTAGGAATGCTAAATTTACATAAAAGAGCTAAGGCAATTAATGCAACTATAGCATTCAACAGTGAAAAAGGGCATGGAACATCAGTTGAATTATTAATAAACCGAGAGCTAAAATATGAATCCGAGTAA
- a CDS encoding OmpA family protein, translating into MKKNILQSIGTLVAALLFNGNIIGQQLQTSMFDDVNKVMLSATTAQADVLSPKTYREGMEAYRQAMDDYSKDGELSEIKENISTAFNKFSESIENSKVSAVMFSGALSARNDAINAEAGQFSKRMWAEAEEEMKQAAVELEKGDAHDAKEKAKSASGLYRKAELESIKANYLTRAKELLEKADDEKAYKLAPKTFNEAKLLINNAEKALAENRYDTDETRHLAKEAEYKASLAMHIAKQKKSLDELDYETEDYLLMMYKPISTIGEGLGIDMKFDQGVDAPVTQIIASINKDEARMVNLEGDLYESRAKNNILSEMLSEQRKIQETMNGQQLQDAQDAMKKQQALQAKIDRAEDIDSKFDQIQRIFTQDEAQVFRQKDDVIIRLTGVNFDVGKAQIKQVDYAVLAKLERAVKIFKNADIVIEGHTDSQGSDDANLNLSLERADAVLSYMKANIDIDSSHFSTTGFGESKPLANNETATGRAQNRRIDIVIRPFSWETLTSYIKLDDD; encoded by the coding sequence ATGAAAAAGAATATATTACAATCAATCGGGACCTTGGTTGCCGCTTTGCTTTTCAACGGCAATATAATTGGCCAGCAACTGCAAACATCGATGTTCGATGACGTGAATAAGGTAATGTTATCTGCCACTACAGCGCAGGCCGACGTATTATCACCAAAGACCTACCGTGAGGGAATGGAGGCTTACCGGCAAGCCATGGATGACTATAGTAAAGATGGTGAACTTTCCGAAATTAAGGAAAACATCAGCACTGCGTTTAACAAGTTTTCTGAATCTATAGAGAATTCCAAAGTAAGTGCGGTTATGTTTTCAGGGGCATTATCAGCAAGAAATGACGCGATAAATGCTGAAGCGGGTCAGTTTAGCAAAAGAATGTGGGCTGAAGCTGAAGAAGAAATGAAGCAGGCCGCGGTAGAACTCGAAAAAGGTGACGCACATGATGCTAAAGAGAAAGCAAAAAGTGCTTCGGGATTATATAGAAAAGCGGAACTTGAATCTATCAAAGCCAATTATTTGACACGTGCCAAGGAACTTTTAGAAAAGGCCGATGATGAAAAGGCCTATAAATTAGCTCCTAAAACTTTTAATGAGGCTAAATTGCTGATCAATAATGCTGAAAAAGCACTTGCGGAGAACCGGTATGATACGGATGAGACCAGACATTTAGCCAAAGAAGCAGAGTATAAAGCATCTCTGGCCATGCACATTGCAAAACAGAAAAAATCCCTGGATGAGTTGGACTACGAAACAGAAGATTACCTCCTGATGATGTATAAGCCTATTAGTACCATCGGTGAAGGCCTCGGAATTGACATGAAGTTTGATCAGGGTGTCGATGCTCCTGTGACCCAAATTATAGCCAGTATCAATAAAGATGAGGCCAGAATGGTGAATTTGGAAGGCGACCTGTATGAATCCAGGGCAAAAAACAATATTTTATCAGAAATGCTCAGTGAGCAGCGCAAAATTCAGGAAACTATGAACGGCCAGCAATTGCAGGATGCACAGGATGCGATGAAAAAACAGCAGGCCCTGCAGGCAAAAATAGATAGAGCGGAAGATATTGATTCCAAGTTTGATCAGATCCAGCGTATTTTCACCCAGGATGAAGCCCAGGTTTTTCGTCAAAAAGATGATGTTATCATACGGTTGACAGGTGTGAATTTTGATGTAGGAAAAGCTCAGATTAAACAGGTGGATTATGCCGTATTAGCTAAGCTTGAAAGGGCTGTTAAAATTTTTAAGAACGCGGATATCGTCATAGAAGGCCATACCGACTCGCAGGGAAGTGATGATGCCAACCTTAACTTATCCCTTGAGCGCGCAGATGCTGTACTCAGCTACATGAAGGCGAATATTGACATTGATTCTTCTCACTTTAGCACTACCGGTTTTGGTGAAAGCAAGCCTTTGGCCAATAATGAAACTGCCACAGGAAGAGCTCAAAATAGAAGAATTGATATTGTAATCCGGCCATTTAGCTGGGAGACCTTGACCAGTTATATCAAGTTAGATGACGATTGA
- a CDS encoding response regulator transcription factor, with product MNPSKYTVAVADDHSLFRKGIVEIINGFVGFNVIYEGNDGEELISQFKNTLPSVALVDINMKGWDGYKTAKHIKANYPEIKILALSMYENESTIIKMLKAGASGYILKEADPDELEVALNEIINKGFYYSSQVGQILLDQLQVEQRHSFSEKELEFLQLVCSELTYKEIADEMGMSVRSIDGYREALFERLEIKNRIGLAIYAIKNDLVNL from the coding sequence ATGAATCCGAGTAAATACACTGTAGCTGTAGCTGACGACCATAGCTTATTCAGAAAAGGAATAGTAGAGATAATTAATGGTTTCGTTGGATTTAACGTCATCTATGAGGGGAATGACGGTGAAGAATTAATAAGTCAGTTCAAAAATACATTACCTTCGGTAGCTTTAGTAGATATAAATATGAAAGGTTGGGATGGCTATAAAACAGCAAAACATATTAAAGCCAATTATCCAGAAATTAAAATATTAGCCCTTTCTATGTATGAAAATGAGTCAACTATTATTAAGATGTTAAAAGCTGGGGCAAGTGGCTATATTTTAAAAGAGGCCGACCCAGATGAATTGGAAGTTGCTTTAAACGAAATAATAAATAAAGGTTTCTATTACTCAAGCCAAGTTGGGCAGATTTTACTTGATCAGCTTCAGGTTGAGCAAAGACATAGTTTTAGTGAAAAAGAATTAGAGTTTCTTCAACTGGTTTGCTCAGAACTTACCTATAAAGAAATAGCAGATGAAATGGGCATGTCGGTTCGTTCAATAGATGGATACCGTGAGGCTCTTTTTGAAAGATTAGAAATTAAAAATAGAATTGGCTTGGCCATATATGCAATAAAAAATGATTTGGTTAATCTGTAA
- a CDS encoding fatty acid desaturase family protein, with translation MLSLFFIPLIILSFGVITHVALLFMLYILSGIGMAGIGMGVMHDAIHGSYSKNKRVNKVMGFTMNLIGANSTVWKIQHNVLHHTYTNIEQADDDINTPLFLRFSPHAKHYWLHRFQYIYVWFFYGLSTISWITMKDFVRITRYKNLGLLDKNKVFGKEVVKLVGWKLLYYSYALILPLIMVPLSAWIIILGFITMHFITGLLISVVFQTAHVMPNTDFPLPDKNGLLDKNWTLHQMATTTNYAPGSRLFSWLIGGLNYQVEHHLLPNVCHVHYRQLSKIVKSTAEEYGIPYHTKRTFFDAIVSHIRMLRQLGRVNPIS, from the coding sequence ATGTTATCACTATTTTTTATACCGCTAATTATCTTAAGCTTTGGGGTAATCACCCATGTAGCGTTACTTTTTATGTTATATATATTGAGTGGGATAGGCATGGCAGGAATAGGTATGGGGGTCATGCACGATGCTATACATGGCTCGTATTCAAAAAATAAAAGGGTGAACAAGGTGATGGGCTTTACCATGAACCTTATAGGTGCTAACTCGACCGTTTGGAAGATCCAGCACAATGTATTACATCATACCTATACGAATATAGAGCAAGCTGATGATGATATCAATACCCCCCTTTTTCTTAGATTTTCACCACACGCAAAGCACTACTGGCTACACCGGTTTCAATATATATATGTCTGGTTTTTTTATGGACTTTCCACCATATCCTGGATTACCATGAAAGATTTTGTAAGGATTACCCGCTACAAAAATCTGGGCCTTCTTGACAAAAATAAGGTGTTTGGAAAAGAAGTTGTAAAGCTCGTAGGTTGGAAGCTGTTATATTATTCTTATGCATTAATACTGCCGTTGATCATGGTACCCTTGAGCGCCTGGATAATTATATTGGGTTTTATTACTATGCATTTTATCACTGGCCTTTTAATAAGTGTTGTTTTTCAAACCGCGCATGTTATGCCCAATACGGATTTCCCCCTGCCTGATAAAAATGGGCTGTTGGATAAAAACTGGACACTGCATCAGATGGCTACAACTACTAATTATGCCCCGGGCAGCAGATTGTTTTCATGGCTGATTGGCGGGTTGAATTATCAGGTAGAACATCATTTGCTACCGAATGTTTGTCATGTGCATTACCGGCAATTATCAAAGATTGTAAAATCTACTGCTGAGGAGTATGGCATTCCTTATCATACCAAAAGAACCTTTTTTGACGCAATTGTAAGTCATATACGAATGCTTCGGCAATTGGGCAGGGTCAACCCCATCTCCTGA
- the trhA gene encoding PAQR family membrane homeostasis protein TrhA — protein MKTNQILGFEDPVDSWTHLFGALAVGILLVYLFRRGGIGRRYPVPIIIYGFSCIFLLSMSGVYHMISREFTARYVLRILDHAGIFILIAGTLISVHLVLFSGFMKWGITIIALVIAALGITFGSIYFNELPKYTTHIVYLVFGWLGLVSIIGIWKLKGATSFKYLLYGGLAYTIGAVIDWMQYPILLPGYFEAHELFHVAVLIGIAFHWVFLFQSIRSADQES, from the coding sequence ATGAAAACAAACCAAATTCTAGGCTTTGAAGACCCTGTTGACTCATGGACTCACTTGTTTGGAGCCCTGGCCGTAGGTATTTTGCTAGTCTACCTTTTCAGGAGAGGAGGGATAGGCAGAAGGTACCCTGTTCCAATTATCATTTACGGGTTTTCCTGTATTTTCCTTCTGTCCATGAGCGGTGTGTACCACATGATATCAAGAGAGTTTACTGCTCGATATGTGTTGAGAATACTTGATCATGCCGGAATATTTATCCTTATTGCAGGTACCCTTATTTCCGTTCATCTCGTTTTGTTTTCCGGTTTTATGAAATGGGGTATCACCATTATAGCTCTGGTAATAGCTGCTCTCGGCATTACATTTGGATCAATATATTTCAATGAGCTGCCAAAATATACAACTCACATAGTTTACCTTGTCTTTGGGTGGCTTGGTCTGGTTTCTATCATTGGTATTTGGAAATTAAAAGGAGCCACATCATTTAAATATTTACTTTATGGTGGATTGGCTTATACCATAGGGGCGGTTATAGACTGGATGCAATACCCGATCTTACTCCCTGGCTACTTTGAGGCGCATGAGCTTTTTCATGTTGCCGTATTGATTGGAATAGCCTTTCACTGGGTTTTCCTCTTTCAATCCATCCGGTCTGCTGATCAGGAGAGTTGA
- a CDS encoding potassium/proton antiporter: MHLEIGNILFVGSVLLLISVVAGKTSYKFGVPTLILFLSIGMLAGSDGLGGIVFDDPGLAQFIGIIALNFILFSGGLDTSWLAIRPVLWQGVALSTLGVLLTALSLGTFVWAITDFTIYEGLLLGAIVSSTDAAAVFSILRSKSLALKANLRPALELESGSNDPMAYVLTIAFLGLVVDQDQNLLSIIPFLLQQMIIGALAGLLFGKVSKYAINRIRLDFEGLYIVLVIALMFITFSATDLLNGNGFLAVYLCAVYLGNQDLIHKKSIMKMFDGLAWLMQIVMFLTLGLLVFPGEVVPLMGIGLIISLFLLVVARPVSVLLSLLPFKMKMRRRWYISWAGLRGAVPIVFATYPLIAGIEKADTIFNIVFFVSVTSILTQGTTLSIVAKWLHVALPQKAKPKTPIDLFLAEGAKSEITEISLPGQNSTVGKKIVELDFPKTAIIAMIKRKGKFLTPNGTTVLEAGDTLIILSENKQGVEQARISLNIT, from the coding sequence ATGCATTTAGAAATCGGCAATATACTTTTTGTAGGATCAGTATTGCTTCTCATCAGCGTAGTAGCCGGCAAAACTTCCTATAAGTTTGGTGTACCTACCCTTATCCTGTTTTTATCTATAGGCATGCTGGCAGGTTCTGACGGTCTGGGAGGAATAGTTTTCGATGACCCGGGATTGGCCCAGTTTATAGGCATAATTGCTTTAAATTTCATACTTTTTTCGGGAGGTTTGGACACAAGCTGGCTTGCCATTAGGCCGGTGTTGTGGCAAGGAGTGGCATTATCTACCCTGGGAGTACTACTCACCGCATTATCACTGGGTACATTTGTATGGGCCATTACAGATTTTACCATTTATGAAGGGCTGCTGTTGGGAGCCATTGTTTCTTCTACTGATGCTGCGGCTGTATTTTCAATTCTGCGATCAAAAAGTTTAGCCCTAAAGGCCAATTTAAGGCCTGCCCTGGAGTTGGAAAGTGGTAGTAACGACCCTATGGCTTATGTGTTGACGATAGCATTTCTCGGGCTTGTGGTTGATCAGGATCAGAACCTGCTTTCCATCATACCCTTTCTACTTCAGCAAATGATAATAGGAGCACTTGCCGGGTTGCTTTTCGGCAAGGTAAGCAAATATGCCATTAACCGGATCCGCCTCGATTTTGAAGGGCTGTATATTGTTCTTGTCATAGCGCTAATGTTTATTACTTTTTCAGCAACAGACCTGCTTAATGGGAATGGTTTTTTAGCTGTTTATCTTTGTGCTGTATACTTGGGCAACCAAGACCTGATCCACAAAAAGTCAATTATGAAAATGTTTGACGGGCTTGCCTGGTTGATGCAGATCGTTATGTTCCTTACACTCGGTCTTCTGGTGTTTCCCGGGGAAGTAGTGCCGCTGATGGGTATAGGACTGATAATTTCACTTTTTTTACTCGTAGTGGCAAGGCCTGTAAGTGTACTGCTGAGTTTACTACCCTTCAAAATGAAAATGAGACGAAGGTGGTATATTTCATGGGCAGGCCTGCGCGGAGCTGTCCCCATCGTTTTTGCTACTTACCCGTTAATCGCCGGTATAGAAAAAGCGGATACCATCTTTAACATTGTCTTTTTTGTATCCGTAACCTCTATACTGACACAGGGCACAACGCTATCGATAGTTGCCAAATGGCTGCATGTGGCACTGCCACAGAAAGCAAAACCTAAAACACCTATTGACCTTTTTCTGGCTGAGGGAGCAAAGTCGGAAATAACTGAAATCAGTCTTCCGGGCCAGAACTCTACTGTGGGCAAAAAGATAGTAGAACTGGATTTCCCCAAAACCGCTATTATTGCCATGATAAAAAGAAAAGGAAAATTCCTCACACCGAATGGGACGACTGTACTGGAAGCAGGTGATACTCTTATTATACTATCTGAAAACAAACAGGGCGTCGAGCAGGCACGTATTAGCTTGAATATCACATAG